One genomic segment of Thermococcus sp. M39 includes these proteins:
- a CDS encoding class I SAM-dependent methyltransferase: MKKHEWEDFFDREARHYLKEPFTKYTKEEVEFLLNEFQLPKGAKILDVGCGVGRHSIELAKRGYRVTGIDISQGMLEEARKRAQKEGVEVEFIKADATKFKREEEFDAAICLCEGAFSLIGSSDDPIEHDLAILKNIYESLKPGGKFILTALSALSRIKGASNKDITKGTFDPNTMTFFEEIEAPDGTKIPIRERVYVPTELYLMFKMVGFEVKAIWGGTAGRWGKRKVDFDDIEIMVIAEKPKK, translated from the coding sequence ATGAAAAAACATGAATGGGAAGACTTTTTTGATAGAGAGGCACGTCACTACTTGAAAGAGCCGTTTACTAAATACACAAAAGAGGAAGTGGAGTTTTTATTAAATGAGTTTCAGCTACCAAAAGGAGCTAAAATATTGGATGTTGGCTGCGGTGTCGGAAGGCATTCGATAGAACTCGCAAAAAGAGGATACAGAGTAACCGGAATAGATATTTCTCAAGGAATGCTTGAAGAAGCAAGAAAACGAGCTCAAAAGGAAGGTGTTGAAGTGGAGTTCATAAAAGCAGACGCTACGAAGTTTAAGCGTGAGGAGGAATTTGACGCTGCCATATGCCTCTGCGAAGGTGCTTTTTCGTTAATCGGTTCAAGTGACGACCCAATAGAGCACGACTTAGCGATACTCAAGAATATTTATGAATCCCTAAAGCCTGGTGGAAAATTTATTTTGACTGCCCTAAGTGCCCTTTCAAGAATTAAAGGGGCATCAAACAAGGACATAACCAAAGGAACTTTCGACCCAAACACCATGACGTTCTTTGAAGAAATTGAGGCACCTGATGGCACAAAAATCCCGATTAGAGAACGCGTTTACGTCCCTACAGAGCTTTACTTAATGTTCAAAATGGTTGGGTTTGAAGTAAAAGCCATTTGGGGAGGCACTGCTGGAAGATGGGGAAAGAGGAAAGTAGATTTTGACGATATCGAAATAATGGTGATAGCTGAGAAGCCTAAAAAGTAG
- a CDS encoding alpha-amylase family glycosyl hydrolase, with the protein MRKLIILLILALLLPSNYAYRIPEKGVIYQIMVDRFYDGNKSNNQPFYDPAHKNYRLYWGGDLQGIIENLDYIQSLGVSMIWLSPINDNIDRMASGSAPYHGYWTRDYKRIEEHFGDWKLFKTLVKEAEKRGICIIVDFVPNHSNPATDGEFGSLYDNGTFITNYYYDGKNATLNPYTGSLEDVYHHNGDIKVWEGFELKYGNLFGLADFNQLNPWVDEYLKDGASLFVQSGVCGFRIDAVKHIDLGWLTQFYAHLYMQEPLFIFGEYYKLNFEKDDDMFYFYQYSNVSSQLSIPIRNDIVRTFAFGGSLKTLARELEEYYSHFVYPNKAVNFLDNHDLPRYLSESKNLDRYHMTLSLVMTLPGIPVIYYGDESYLVSKEGKGDPYNRPMMEFNNQTEAARIIRTLAELRKENNALAYGDFETIYADYNTWIFERKFGSEKVLVVVNKVDSKNLTLSLNWSDGIYRDVLYGVKMQVKDGKAEISAPKNKVLVFSYEGEQEKPLIGSITPYIAQPGQKLILGGAGFGKSGKVFIEGVRAEVLEWSDEMIVFRMPKLDTQKAWVDVYVETNGKRSNSVKLRYLSGNEEAFLLVLNASNLTGQIWIKGNISELAEPIPLMRSKTDYYFQVVSLPVNTSFSVDLYSGLPWEKLEPLNVTLYGKSINKTIILTKTEPTPNYTQTITRSTIQSPSTSICGTGLILMLSLIVLFKKR; encoded by the coding sequence ATGAGGAAGCTGATTATTTTGTTAATCTTAGCTCTCCTATTGCCAAGTAATTATGCCTATCGAATTCCAGAGAAAGGCGTCATTTATCAGATAATGGTTGACCGCTTTTACGATGGGAATAAGAGCAATAATCAGCCTTTTTACGATCCAGCTCATAAGAATTATCGCCTTTACTGGGGTGGGGATTTACAAGGAATAATTGAGAATCTTGACTACATCCAAAGCTTGGGAGTGTCAATGATATGGTTATCCCCGATCAATGACAATATAGATCGTATGGCATCGGGCTCTGCTCCCTATCACGGCTATTGGACGAGAGATTATAAGAGAATAGAGGAGCATTTCGGAGACTGGAAACTTTTCAAAACACTAGTTAAAGAAGCAGAGAAAAGAGGGATTTGCATAATCGTTGATTTTGTTCCGAATCATTCAAATCCAGCAACTGATGGTGAATTTGGTTCCCTCTATGACAATGGCACTTTTATCACAAACTACTATTATGACGGCAAAAATGCAACGTTGAATCCCTATACGGGAAGCCTAGAGGATGTTTATCATCACAATGGTGACATTAAGGTGTGGGAGGGATTTGAGCTTAAATATGGAAATCTTTTCGGTCTGGCAGACTTTAATCAGCTAAATCCTTGGGTTGATGAGTATCTCAAAGATGGTGCGAGTTTGTTTGTTCAGAGCGGTGTTTGTGGATTTAGAATTGATGCAGTCAAACACATTGACTTAGGCTGGTTGACTCAGTTCTATGCTCATTTGTACATGCAAGAGCCCCTCTTTATCTTTGGTGAGTACTACAAGCTTAACTTTGAAAAAGACGATGACATGTTCTACTTTTATCAATATTCTAATGTTTCTTCCCAGCTCAGTATTCCAATAAGGAACGACATTGTGAGGACGTTTGCCTTTGGTGGAAGCCTTAAGACTCTTGCAAGAGAGCTTGAGGAATATTACTCTCACTTCGTTTATCCAAATAAGGCAGTTAACTTCCTCGACAATCATGATTTGCCCAGATATCTAAGCGAAAGTAAAAATCTCGATAGGTACCACATGACATTGAGCTTAGTAATGACGTTGCCGGGAATTCCAGTGATTTATTATGGTGATGAAAGCTACTTGGTTAGCAAAGAGGGGAAGGGTGATCCATATAACAGGCCAATGATGGAATTTAACAACCAAACAGAGGCTGCAAGAATAATCAGAACTCTTGCAGAGCTCAGAAAAGAAAACAACGCTCTCGCTTATGGGGATTTTGAGACGATTTATGCTGATTACAACACTTGGATCTTTGAGAGAAAATTTGGTAGCGAGAAGGTTTTGGTTGTTGTGAACAAAGTGGACAGCAAAAACTTAACCCTCAGCTTAAACTGGAGCGACGGAATTTACAGAGATGTTCTTTATGGAGTTAAGATGCAAGTTAAAGATGGAAAAGCTGAAATTTCAGCCCCTAAAAACAAAGTGCTTGTGTTCAGTTATGAGGGTGAGCAAGAGAAACCTTTAATTGGATCTATAACTCCATATATCGCTCAACCAGGTCAGAAACTTATTCTTGGTGGAGCCGGATTTGGAAAAAGTGGAAAGGTGTTTATTGAAGGAGTAAGAGCAGAAGTCCTTGAATGGAGCGATGAGATGATAGTTTTTAGGATGCCCAAGCTGGACACTCAAAAAGCTTGGGTTGATGTTTACGTTGAAACAAATGGAAAGAGAAGCAACAGCGTTAAGCTTCGATATTTAAGTGGAAACGAAGAAGCGTTTTTGCTTGTTTTAAATGCATCTAATTTGACGGGTCAGATATGGATTAAAGGCAACATCTCCGAATTGGCCGAACCAATTCCACTGATGAGGTCTAAAACTGACTATTATTTCCAAGTTGTCAGCCTTCCCGTAAATACAAGCTTTAGCGTGGATTTATACTCTGGTTTACCTTGGGAAAAGCTTGAGCCTTTAAACGTAACTCTTTACGGAAAATCAATCAACAAAACGATAATTCTAACGAAGACAGAACCGACTCCAAATTACACCCAAACAATCACAAGATCTACAATTCAATCTCCCTCAACATCCATCTGTGGAACGGGCTTAATTTTGATGTTATCCCTAATAGTCCTCTTCAAAAAGCGCTGA
- a CDS encoding DUF257 family protein, with protein MAEQGFGFIFSKMRAGETVLVEYTSVSSPEILLYVMEKYCRQNDIPMIIDDAADTLPEFLTRLELIGLPIDEFSDIPIIKIGGHRNEGNIIGKIDIERYSLDFQYYNSVYENVYEKVHPSKMIYNPVLGIYKLFLINSIKEYGGGIRLLKNISKYVGNKTRIAFYFVNKELMQAKFPELFYLFEEIATSVMQWERSGSTYKLKVIKSANNDILEKIATIDFEEIKKM; from the coding sequence ATGGCTGAGCAAGGATTTGGGTTCATCTTTTCTAAAATGAGGGCTGGCGAGACTGTGCTTGTTGAATATACCTCCGTATCATCCCCCGAAATCTTGCTATATGTGATGGAGAAGTATTGCAGACAAAATGATATTCCAATGATTATTGATGATGCGGCTGATACATTACCAGAATTTCTGACTCGGTTAGAGCTTATAGGGCTCCCCATAGACGAGTTTAGTGACATTCCTATTATAAAGATAGGGGGCCATAGAAATGAGGGGAATATCATTGGAAAGATAGATATTGAAAGGTATTCTTTAGACTTTCAGTACTATAACTCTGTTTATGAAAACGTTTATGAAAAAGTTCATCCCTCTAAGATGATCTATAACCCTGTATTGGGAATTTACAAGCTCTTTTTGATAAACTCAATAAAGGAATATGGGGGAGGTATCAGGCTACTCAAAAACATCTCAAAATACGTTGGAAACAAAACTAGGATAGCATTTTATTTCGTTAATAAAGAGCTAATGCAGGCCAAATTTCCAGAGCTTTTCTATCTATTTGAGGAGATTGCAACATCGGTTATGCAATGGGAAAGGAGTGGTAGTACCTATAAGTTGAAGGTTATCAAATCTGCAAACAATGACATTCTTGAGAAAATTGCGACAATAGATTTTGAAGAGATTAAGAAGATGTGA
- a CDS encoding TldD/PmbA family protein: protein MIDELIKILNHKDVEWEIYWEIGRGSSFKIERCELVRAQRKYHSGIGLRVGYKGKIGFSYITGINHDRATLERFVNRTIKLAKVSEVPFHGFSDDNGKNKVKALYDKRIEELSFDDAYATALSLTEKEKELKEKFGKEYTFSGGLAFGVSTDGIANSNGIEKSEKTTGLSISIHIVKRAEKNGIGSYYKGFRLMPDFEREFSVGLEKALEEVELSYNAKKIDGYEGELILEPHAVASLMSILMVNLYGDNVYHRRSRFSKVEDRIASESFTLIDDATLEGKLGSYSFDGEGNPSQRTVLIENGILKGFLFDETYAKLMNTESTGNAVRDFRTTPHIGNSNVIVDGKRENLEELEKAIIIKRVFGEHTANPVSGDFSLTVELGYIIENGEVKPFKDNMFAGNIFELINSIISVGKEKEEIGSFISPRILSFGRIV, encoded by the coding sequence ATGATAGATGAATTAATTAAAATCCTCAATCACAAGGACGTTGAGTGGGAGATTTACTGGGAAATAGGGAGAGGAAGCTCCTTTAAGATTGAGAGATGTGAGCTGGTGAGGGCTCAGCGTAAATACCACTCAGGCATTGGACTGAGGGTTGGATATAAAGGGAAAATTGGCTTCTCATACATCACTGGGATAAACCACGACAGAGCGACTTTGGAAAGGTTTGTGAACAGAACAATAAAGCTTGCAAAGGTTAGTGAAGTTCCTTTTCATGGATTTTCTGATGATAATGGGAAGAACAAAGTTAAAGCTCTCTATGACAAGAGAATTGAAGAGCTGAGCTTTGATGATGCTTATGCAACTGCTCTCTCCCTAACTGAAAAGGAGAAAGAGCTCAAAGAAAAGTTTGGAAAAGAGTACACTTTTTCTGGGGGTTTAGCTTTTGGAGTGTCCACGGATGGAATAGCAAATTCCAACGGGATAGAAAAAAGCGAAAAAACAACAGGACTGAGCATCAGCATTCACATCGTCAAAAGAGCTGAAAAAAACGGGATTGGAAGCTACTATAAGGGATTTAGACTGATGCCAGACTTTGAGAGAGAATTTTCAGTAGGACTTGAAAAAGCTTTAGAAGAGGTGGAGCTGAGCTATAATGCCAAAAAGATTGATGGATACGAAGGAGAGCTTATCCTAGAGCCGCATGCAGTAGCTTCTCTCATGAGCATTTTAATGGTCAATCTCTATGGAGACAACGTCTATCACAGACGCTCGAGATTTTCAAAGGTGGAGGATAGGATTGCTAGTGAAAGCTTTACACTGATAGACGATGCAACCCTTGAAGGAAAGCTTGGCAGTTATTCCTTTGATGGCGAAGGGAACCCATCTCAAAGAACCGTGCTAATTGAGAACGGTATTTTAAAGGGCTTTCTTTTTGATGAAACTTATGCTAAGCTTATGAACACGGAGAGCACGGGAAATGCTGTGAGGGATTTTAGGACAACGCCGCACATTGGAAACAGCAATGTGATTGTTGATGGAAAAAGGGAAAATTTGGAGGAGTTAGAGAAAGCCATTATTATAAAGCGCGTTTTTGGGGAGCACACTGCGAATCCAGTAAGCGGAGATTTTTCCCTGACAGTTGAGCTCGGCTACATAATTGAAAATGGTGAGGTTAAGCCATTTAAAGACAATATGTTTGCGGGCAATATTTTCGAGTTGATAAACTCAATTATAAGTGTTGGGAAAGAGAAAGAGGAAATTGGCAGTTTCATATCTCCAAGGATTCTCTCCTTTGGCAGAATTGTATAA
- a CDS encoding TldD/PmbA family protein, whose protein sequence is MEVERLMKKAEELARRYGIKYYEVRIAKINATHLEMQNSHLEELSSNMEIGIGVRAFSGAWGFSSANDMRRAEKAVETAMKIAKLMKGSSKVYLDDPIKDRAEIKTKKSFMDVDLEEKLELVKTVDKLLADEEIVNRKIAYGDGLKWQFYFNSLGSEIETIIPRIRLSFSATAKKGNDMQSYWKIFGGTGGWEIIENVDLEHWAIFVKEKAKSLLNAQLPPSGEFDVIMDPELAGVFIHEALGHASEGDAIKNGESILEGKLGEKIAVEELTVVDDPTLEGKFGSYIYDDEGIKARRVEIIKNGVLNEYLLDRETAAYLNMEPNGHSRAQSYNYQPLVRMSNTYIEPRDWSFEEMLSEVKRGLYLIGDKGGEVDIANGTFMFGAKEGYLIENGEIKAHIRDVALSGKILDVLRNIRAIGKDLKVEFPGYCGKGQWVPVDDGGPHVLTRALVGGLL, encoded by the coding sequence ATGGAAGTCGAGAGATTGATGAAAAAAGCAGAAGAACTTGCGAGAAGATATGGGATCAAATACTATGAAGTGAGAATAGCGAAGATAAATGCCACTCATTTAGAAATGCAGAATTCTCACCTTGAGGAGCTTTCTTCAAATATGGAAATTGGAATTGGAGTGAGAGCGTTTTCTGGAGCTTGGGGGTTCTCTTCGGCTAACGACATGAGGAGGGCAGAAAAGGCAGTAGAGACTGCAATGAAAATAGCAAAGTTAATGAAAGGGAGCTCAAAAGTTTATCTCGATGATCCAATAAAAGATCGAGCTGAAATTAAGACGAAAAAGTCCTTTATGGATGTGGATTTAGAGGAGAAGCTTGAGCTCGTAAAAACTGTGGATAAGCTGTTAGCAGATGAAGAGATTGTAAACAGAAAGATAGCTTATGGCGATGGCTTAAAGTGGCAGTTCTACTTTAACTCGCTGGGAAGCGAAATTGAAACCATAATTCCAAGAATAAGACTCAGCTTCTCTGCAACAGCTAAAAAGGGAAACGACATGCAGAGTTATTGGAAAATCTTCGGTGGGACTGGAGGATGGGAAATAATTGAGAATGTTGATTTGGAACATTGGGCTATCTTTGTGAAAGAAAAAGCAAAGTCTCTGCTGAATGCTCAACTGCCCCCTTCTGGAGAGTTTGATGTAATAATGGATCCAGAGCTTGCAGGTGTATTTATTCATGAAGCTTTAGGGCATGCAAGCGAAGGTGATGCAATAAAGAATGGGGAGAGCATTTTAGAGGGCAAGCTTGGAGAGAAAATAGCTGTTGAAGAGCTTACGGTTGTTGATGACCCAACTTTAGAAGGAAAATTCGGCTCATACATTTATGATGATGAAGGGATAAAAGCGAGAAGAGTTGAAATAATCAAAAATGGAGTTCTTAATGAATATCTCCTCGATAGGGAAACAGCTGCCTACCTCAATATGGAACCAAATGGACACAGCAGGGCTCAAAGCTACAACTATCAGCCTTTAGTTAGGATGAGCAACACGTACATTGAACCTCGTGATTGGAGCTTTGAGGAGATGCTCAGTGAAGTGAAGCGTGGTTTATATTTAATCGGAGATAAAGGTGGAGAAGTGGACATCGCTAATGGAACATTCATGTTTGGAGCAAAAGAGGGCTATCTAATTGAAAATGGTGAAATTAAAGCGCATATAAGGGACGTTGCATTATCAGGAAAAATCCTTGACGTTCTTAGAAATATCAGAGCTATTGGTAAGGACTTAAAAGTTGAGTTCCCAGGCTATTGTGGAAAAGGCCAGTGGGTACCTGTTGATGACGGCGGCCCTCATGTATTGACGAGAGCTTTGGTGGGTGGATTGCTATGA
- a CDS encoding metalloregulator ArsR/SmtB family transcription factor: MTHREEILQYIRQNPGITFRRLADELGIGIGNLQYHLHQLEKEGLIFSKKLGGKRYIFPKEFEKKYEPLLIAISNETQRKILLLLAERDMNQREIAKRLKLTQATINYHMNTLSKLGLIEKRKEGRNVVYSLKCDIEVIIRVISEYRPKLWDKLADRLIDLMLTLKGGEVND; the protein is encoded by the coding sequence ATGACTCATAGGGAAGAGATACTGCAGTATATTCGCCAGAACCCGGGGATAACCTTTCGAAGGCTTGCAGATGAGCTCGGAATAGGCATAGGGAATCTGCAGTATCACCTCCATCAGCTGGAAAAGGAGGGCTTGATATTTTCAAAAAAGCTCGGAGGGAAAAGGTACATTTTCCCAAAAGAGTTTGAGAAAAAATACGAACCCTTACTGATAGCAATTTCAAATGAAACCCAGCGTAAAATACTGCTCTTGCTGGCTGAAAGAGACATGAATCAGCGGGAAATTGCCAAAAGATTAAAGCTGACGCAAGCAACGATAAACTACCACATGAACACTCTCAGCAAATTGGGACTGATCGAGAAAAGGAAAGAAGGTCGAAATGTAGTTTACAGCCTGAAATGTGATATTGAGGTCATAATAAGAGTGATTAGCGAGTACAGGCCAAAGCTATGGGATAAGCTGGCGGATAGACTTATCGATCTCATGCTGACTCTGAAAGGTGGTGAGGTGAATGATTGA
- a CDS encoding universal stress protein: protein MKILVLIDGSKWSQKAALHAISIAKKKNAKIILFSVLDKREARAVAFNLSMRSDKLEEIKNFEEQIWHDMKRSVKEIMIGLLELCHEENVNCSMKIVEGIAKDEILKEANSGEYTLVVMGAYGKSGKTRIGSLLEELAGVIKPPLMIVR, encoded by the coding sequence ATGAAAATACTAGTACTCATAGATGGTTCAAAATGGAGCCAAAAGGCAGCTCTGCACGCTATATCAATAGCAAAGAAAAAGAATGCCAAAATTATTTTGTTTTCAGTTCTTGATAAAAGAGAAGCAAGAGCCGTTGCGTTTAACCTAAGCATGAGGAGCGACAAACTTGAAGAGATAAAGAACTTCGAGGAGCAGATATGGCATGATATGAAGAGGAGCGTTAAGGAGATAATGATTGGCTTGCTTGAACTCTGCCACGAAGAGAACGTTAACTGCTCTATGAAAATAGTAGAAGGCATTGCAAAGGATGAAATCCTTAAGGAAGCAAATAGTGGAGAGTACACTTTAGTTGTTATGGGGGCTTATGGAAAAAGTGGGAAGACTAGAATTGGAAGTCTATTGGAGGAGCTCGCTGGGGTAATAAAGCCGCCACTGATGATAGTCCGCTAA
- a CDS encoding SLC13 family permease — protein MNQEAIAIAVFLFTYALVVSERIHRAVAAMLGASVILFLKIVPWEEVPKYLDLNTLFLLMGMMIIVNTARNSGLFEYVAIKTAKLAHGSPIRVLLLFSVVTAIVSSVLDNVTTVLLLTPMLLYISRLMDLNPVPFLLSEIFASNIGGTATLIGDPPNIMIGSAAKLSFNEFLINMGPIAAVDLIATVLIIYLAYNNALKVTPKKKVMIKQTLRGLNEKAAIRDIRLFRKSVAIIIFVVALFFFHDKLGIEPAVVALLGASLILLWTREDPEGIFEKIEWPALFFFGGLFIIVGALEETGTIAKVAEWVLTHIHTQGQALLVITWFSAFSSAIVDNIPLTAAMIPLIKHMGASMNVYPLWWALSLGACLGGNGTAIGASANVVVIGIAEREGIKITFGEFLKVGMVIMVVTVAIGVGILWIRYIGW, from the coding sequence ATGAATCAAGAGGCAATAGCAATTGCAGTATTTCTCTTTACCTATGCGCTTGTAGTTAGCGAAAGGATTCATAGAGCGGTTGCTGCTATGCTTGGCGCATCGGTAATTTTGTTTTTGAAAATTGTGCCTTGGGAGGAAGTTCCCAAATATTTGGATTTAAACACTCTATTCCTTCTCATGGGGATGATGATTATTGTAAACACCGCCAGAAACAGCGGACTTTTTGAGTATGTTGCAATAAAAACTGCAAAGCTTGCACACGGAAGTCCAATTAGGGTTTTATTGCTGTTCTCTGTTGTCACTGCAATAGTTAGCTCTGTACTTGATAACGTTACAACTGTTCTATTGCTAACTCCAATGCTTCTCTACATTTCTCGCCTAATGGATTTGAATCCAGTTCCCTTCTTGCTCTCCGAGATTTTTGCCTCCAACATTGGCGGAACTGCAACTCTAATAGGTGATCCTCCAAACATAATGATAGGCTCTGCAGCAAAGCTGAGCTTCAATGAGTTTTTGATTAATATGGGACCTATAGCGGCGGTTGATTTGATTGCAACTGTCTTGATAATATACCTCGCATATAACAATGCTCTTAAGGTGACACCAAAGAAGAAGGTCATGATAAAGCAAACTCTCCGGGGCTTAAACGAAAAAGCTGCAATTAGGGACATAAGACTTTTCAGGAAATCTGTTGCTATAATTATATTTGTTGTCGCTTTGTTCTTCTTCCACGATAAGCTGGGCATAGAGCCTGCTGTTGTGGCTCTCCTTGGGGCTTCTCTCATATTGTTATGGACACGGGAAGATCCGGAGGGCATTTTTGAAAAAATTGAATGGCCGGCTTTGTTCTTCTTCGGAGGGCTGTTCATAATAGTTGGTGCATTAGAAGAGACGGGAACGATAGCTAAAGTTGCAGAATGGGTTTTGACTCATATTCATACTCAAGGCCAAGCTCTGCTTGTCATTACATGGTTTTCCGCTTTTTCCTCGGCTATCGTGGATAACATTCCCTTAACAGCTGCAATGATACCCCTGATAAAGCATATGGGAGCTTCAATGAATGTTTATCCTCTTTGGTGGGCTCTCAGCTTAGGAGCTTGTTTGGGCGGTAATGGAACTGCAATTGGAGCATCTGCAAACGTCGTTGTCATTGGGATTGCTGAAAGAGAGGGTATTAAGATAACGTTTGGAGAATTTTTAAAGGTGGGCATGGTCATAATGGTCGTAACCGTTGCTATAGGTGTTGGAATACTCTGGATTAGATATATTGGGTGGTAA